In Oncorhynchus clarkii lewisi isolate Uvic-CL-2024 chromosome 16, UVic_Ocla_1.0, whole genome shotgun sequence, one genomic interval encodes:
- the LOC139367612 gene encoding sal-like protein 4, with protein sequence MRISTSGANFTTRRICKEGTKIALLFAPDGCTMSRRKQAKPQQINSDEPGSSENGVLQDGQTEENGNEVKRFRMDEMKVCNKCCAEFIDEAEFLKHQNNCTKSHEMVIMKDGEGREVPDDFSQSDFQKDHSDCQSSSKTLSKSNAVSMERMEEEPKSNSEEQPSKQDQVEMSDSPRPEMSCHQHQASSKPQDSNVTLESMPGTKVAVTQHSSNSGLNNCKSPQASQEALQAIPVILEQLVALQQQQLQQIQLTEQIRIQVSMMAPQSLHSALGAAVDPLKALGVHLSQQLSAAAALIGKRTGNQSLSLESLKQGKLPLSNGIPTSLARGMGPMPFKADMLKGLPDMANHLPAILPHSTGSVVYQSPLTSLSSGMDPSKKVKSKIPNMPESKNGSGGDSMYKHKCKYCGKTFGNDSALQIHLRSHTGERPFKCNICGNRFTTKGNLKVHFQRHKEKYPYIRMNPHPVPEHLDNIPTSSGIPYGMSMPIEESNMVDMKPMLSLPSPGFHPSALQGFKPSFDCFRSDPFSQRASSGGDCVSISSNMFNHEMGSDQDHQVSKELMGALHHMNGKGLPGDHNSSETAKLQQMVDGLEKRTNDPNECYICHRVLSCQSSLKMHYRTHTGERPYKCKICGRAFSTNGNLKAHYGVHRANTPLKMQHSCPICQKKFTNAVVLQQHIRMHMGGQIPNTPMPETQLDALEEIDSSLPDEKSMDTNGFECMVDQDAELDSQEKPSDTSDSLAPSFSEEPHQPNQDPQSSMFSSIAAQENHMKNLTLPLNLQRQSGTASECDGVPPKESPSAAECIREHEYRNGRSPDISDSVSFHSSSPVNGLAAAYMAKSPESAVPEDYTRNEHRTDSDSSSQDANGALDLTAPSFTQKNIKKEPGLPFTNREYAPSHLPPFMRVPPSLVKLERQIPPESSMGMGPLFVSQMPQGVGGQPRDGSSAHRRSSKQHLCNSCGKNFSSASALQIHERTHTGEKPFGCTICGRAFTTKGNLKVHVGTHMWNSSARRGQRLSLDNPMALMAISSESGNMMPEMMPSPRELGPPPPMNFDQSLWNQYTAAFTNGLSMKTNEISVIQNGGMPGSLAGGPTVCSTGGLMEMDGSHSGLPATMAEMERNGSECVARSQFQHFMEEGKIAVN encoded by the exons ATGCGCATTTCTACTTCAGGGGCTAATTTTACAACCCGAAGAATTTGTAAAGAAGGGACGAAAATTGCGTTACTATTTGCTCCCGATGGTTGCACCATGTCCAGGCGCAAGCAAGCTAAGCCACAGCAAATCAATTCCGATGAGCCCGGTTCGTCAGAAAATG GCGTTCTACAAGACGGTCAAACTGAAGAGAATGGGAATGAGGTGAAGAGGTTTAGAATGGACGAGATGAAGGTCTGCAACAAATGTTGTGCTGAATTCATCGATGAGGCTGAGTTTTTAAAACATCAGAATAATTGCACTAAAAGTCATGAGATGGTCATCATgaaagatggagaggggagagaagtaCCAGATGACTTCTCACAGAGTGACTTTCAGAAAGACCACAGTGACTGCCAGTCCAGCAGTAAAACTCTGTCAAAGTCCAATGCAGTGTCTATGGAAAGGATGGAGGAAGAACCAAAATCAAACAGTGAGGAACAACCATCCAAACAAGACCAGGTGGAGATGTCTGACAGTCCCAGGCCTGAGATGAGTTGCCATCAGCACCAAGCCTCATCCAAACCCCAAGATTCAAATGTCACCTTGGAGTCCATGCCTGGCACCAAAGTGGCTGTCACTCAGCACTCATCGAACAGTGGTTTGAACAACTGCAAGTCTCCACAGGCCTCCCAGGAGGCCTTGCAAGCCATCCCTGTGATCCTGGAACAGCTAGTGGCcctccagcagcagcagctccagCAGATCCAACTGACTGAGCAGATCCGTATCCAAGTGTCAATGATGGCTCCACAGAGCCTCCACTCGGCCCTAGGGGCAGCAGTCGACCCCCTCAAAGCCTTAGGAGTTCATCTCTCCCAGCAGCTCTCTGCTGCAGCAGCCCTGATCGGCAAGAGGACTGGCAACCAGAGCCTCTCGCTAGAGTCCCTCAAACAGGGTAAACTACCTCTGTCCAATGGCATTCCCACCTCACTGGCTCGAGGCATGGGGCCGATGCCCTTCAAAGCCGATATGTTGAAGGGGCTCCCAGACATGGCCAACCACCTACCAGCGATACTGCCTCATTCAACAGGCTCCGTGGTCTACCAAAGTCCCCTCACTAGCCTCTCATCAGGGATGGATCCCTCTAAGAAAGTAAAGAGCAAGATCCCAAATATGCCTGAGTCTAAAAATGGGTCTGGTGGCGACAGCATGTACAAGCACAAATGTAAATACTGTGGGAAAACGTTTGGGAATGACAGCGCACTCCAGATCCATTTGCGCTCGCACACTGGAGAAAGACCATTTAAATGTAACATATGTGGAAACCGTTTCACAACCAAAGGAAACCTCAAAGTGCATTTCCAAAGACACAAGGAAAAGTACCCTTACATCAGGATGAACCCACATCCTGTGCCGGAACACCTTGACAACATTCCCACCAGCAGCGGCATCCCCTACGGCATGTCAATGCCCATTGAAGAATCCAACATGGTGGACATGAAGCCAATGCTCAGCCTCCCATCTCCAGGTTTCCACCCATCAGCACTGCAGGGGTTCAAGCCTTCATTTGATTGTTTCAGGAGTGACCCGTTCTCCCAAAGAGCGTCATCGGGAGGTGACTGCGTGTCAATTTCCTCAAACATGTTCAATCACGAAATGGGCTCTGATCAGGACCACCAGGTATCTAAAGAGCTAATGGGAGCGCTGCATCACATGAATGGCAAAGGCCTTCCTGGCGACCACAACAGCTCTGAAACTGCCAAGCTACAGCAAATGGTGGATGGACTGGAAAAGAGGACCAATGACCCAAACGAGTGCTACATCTGCCACCGAGTGCTCAGCTGCCAGAGCTCCTTGAAGATGCATTACCGTACACATACGGGCGAGCGGCCCTACAAGTGTAAGATCTGTGGACGTGCCTTCTCCACCAATGGCAACCTCAAAGCTCATTACGGTGTTCATCGGGCCAACACGCCCCTCAAGATGCAGCACTCTTGCCCCATTTGCCAGAAGAAGTTCACCAATGCGGTGGTTCTTCAGCAGCACATCCGCATGCACATGGGAGGCCAGATCCCTAACACCCCCATGCCAGAGACCCAGCTCGATGCCTTGGAAGAAATTGACTCCTCTCTGCCTGACGAGAAGTCCATGGACACCAACGGCTTTGAGTGCATGGTAGACCAAGACGCAGAGCTTGACTCTCAAGAAAAGCCAAGCGACACCTCCGATTCTCTCGCACCATCTTTCTCTGAGGAACCACACCAACCTAATCAGGACCCTCAATCCTCTATGTTCTCCAGCATAGCTGCTCAGGAGAACCACATGAAGAACCTCACCTTGCCTCTCAACCTGCAACGCCAAAGCGGCACTGCCTCGGAGTGTGATGGAGTGCCCCCCAAAGAGTCCCCATCAGCCGCCGAGTGCATCCGGGAGCATGAGTACCGGAATGGCCGCAGCCCTGACATCTCAGACTCTGTCTCCTTCCACTCCTCATCACCAGTCAACGGACTGGCTGCTGCCTACATGGCTAAGTCCCCCGAGTCAGCCGTCCCTGAGGATTACACCCGGAATGAGCATAGAACGGACTCTGACAGCAGCTCTCAGGATGCCAATGGAGCTCTGGACCTAACGGCACCCAGCTTTACCCAAAAAAACATCAAAAAAGAGCCTGGCCTACCCTTCACTAATAGAGAGTATG CTCCCAGCCATTTGCCTCCTTTTATGAGGGTGCCTCCCAGTCTGGTCAAACTGGAGAGGCAGATTCCCCCAGAGAGCTCCATGGGCATGGGCCCTCTATTTGTCTCCCAGATGCCTCAGGGAGTGGGAGGGCAGCCACGGGATGGCTCCAGTGCTCACCGTAGATCCAGCAAGCAGCATCTGTGTAACTCCTGTGGCAAAAACTTCTCCTCTGCCAGCGCCCTTCAGATCCATGAAAGGACCCACACTGGCGAGAAGCCCTTTGGCTGCACCATTTGTGGCAGGGCCTTCACCACTAAAGGCAACCTCAAG GTGCACGTTGGAACTCACATGTGGAACAGCTCTGCGAGGCGCGGCCAGCGCCTCTCTCTGGACAACCCCATGGCCCTGATGGCGATAAGCTCAGAGTCTGGCAACATGATGCCAGAGATGATGCCATCTCCCAGGGAACTGGGTCCTCCTCCGCCGATGAACTTCGACCAGTCTCTGTGGAACCAGTACACTGCAGCTTTCACCAATGGCCTGTCCATGAAGACTAACGAGATCTCTGTGATCCAAAATGGCGGAATGCCTGGTAGCCTAGCCGGTGGTCCTACGGTCTGCTCTACTGGAGGCCTGATGGAAATGGATGGGTCCCACTCTGGCCTGCCTGCCACCATGGCAGAGATGGAAAGGAATGGCTCAGAGTGTGTGGCTAGATCTCAGTTCCAACATTTCATGGAGGAAGGGAAAATTGCAGTGAACTAG